The stretch of DNA GTTGATGAAGTGATGCGATCGCACGCCGAACTTGATGCTGTTGTTACTGTTGTTGACGCCAAACATATCTGCCATCATTGGGATAGTAACGAAGCACAAGAGCAAATTGCTTTTGCCGATGTGGTTTTGATAAATAAAATCGACCTTGTTTCACAACCACAATTGCAAGAACTAGAAAAACGAGTTCGAGAAATCAATGCATTCGCTAAGTTGTATCATACTCAAAACTGCAACTTGAACATTGAGAACATTTTAGGAGTTAAAGCCTTTGATTTGAAGAATGCTTTGTCAATTGATTCCAATTTTTTGGAGGAAGATGCTCACGAACACGATCGCTCTATTAGTTCAGTTGCGATCGCCCAAGTGGGAATCGTTGACAGCGATAAGTTCACCAACTGGTTAAATCAATTAACGCAAACTCAAGGTCAAAACATTTTTCGGCTCAAAGGTATCCTAAATGTTGATTCAGAAGATCGACGCTTTGTCTTTCAAGGCATTCATATGCTACTCGATGGTAGACCAGGTCGCCCTTGGAAACCAGGAGAGGTTCGTAAAAATGAATTGGTGTTCATTGGTCGCAACTTAGATGAAAATCAGCTAAGACAAGAATTTCGTAACTGCTTAGCTTAAAAATTTTTCACCATTTATTTGTACGAACCGTAATTTTTCTTACAAAATGCTGCAAGAACTTTTGGTAAGTTGTAATCGCTTTAACTCAATATGCAATGCGACTCTTACCCGCACAATTGAATGAAACTTCAGCATTATCTTGGTGGACTTGAGGGATTAGGACGCATCAACTTCGAGAAGCGCGTTTTTGTCCAACCTTGGGAAAAGCGAATTTTTGGTATCCATGTGGCGATGATGGCGCTTAGTCAACACTTAGAAGCTGCTAAGGTAACACCTACTCAATTCAAAAGCATCTGGACGTGGGCAAATTTGCGCAAACTTGCTGAAGGAATGAACCCTTTTGACTACTTCAAGTACCGTTACTACGAAAAATGGCTTGGAGGTATTTCCAGTTTTTTTATTGAATCAGGATACATTTCTACAGCAGAACTTGAAACGAAAACTGAAGTTTTTTTAGAAAAATCTGATACACCTCTACCCCATAACACCGAGCCTGCAATTGATAATCAAGTGATTGAGTATCTGCGTGTGGGAGATTCGCCCAAGTGCAAGGTAGAAGATCTAAAACCTAAGTTCAGCGTAGGTGATACAGTAACGATCAAAAATCCCTTACCAACTGAACATTGCAAATTACCAGGATACTTGCGAAATAAACAGGGAGTCATCGAAACAGTTTACGAAGATGCTTACAATTATCCTTTACAGACAGGAGATGGTGTGGGAGATCCAATGCCTATTTACAGTATCAAGTTTGATTCGCATGCAATTTGGGGTAACTTGACAGAACCAAAAACCTGGATTTACGCAGATATCTACGAAGCATATATCGAAAACCCAAATTGAAGGTGTTCATTTTGTGAGGAACTTAAAGTCATGAGCGACAGTAGCAGAGAAGCCTATAATGCAGCTCGTGTAAAAGCTTTAGAATCTCTGCTGATTGAAAAAGGAATTATTACCAGTGAAACGGTTGATAAAGTCATCGACTTCTTTGAAAAGGATATGGGACCGTTTAACGGTGCTAAGATTGTCGCCAAAGCATGGGTAGATCCTGAATTCAAGCAACGCTTACTCGAAGATACACCTGCGGCGATCGCACAAATGAATTTACCACGTGGCATGGCGGGTGCTGAGGGCGAACATATGAAAGCAGTCGAAAATACTCCAGAAGTACACAACTTAATTGTATGTACTCTGTGTTCCTGCTATCCTTGGCCCGTTCTCGGCTTACCTCCCTACTGGTTCAAAGATCCCACATTTCGCGCCAGAGCAATTAGAGAACCCAGAAAAGTCTTACAAGAGTTCGGATTAGACATTCCTGAATCAACTGAAGTACGCGTGTGGGATACAAGTGCGCAAATTCGCTGGTTCGTCATTCCAGAACGCCCCGCAGGTACAGAAGGATGGACAGAAGAACAATTAGCTACGATAGTTACCCCAGAAGCCATGCAAGGTGCAGCGAAAGTCCAAATTTCTCAGAGTAGTTAGAATCAGCAAGTGGAGTGCCAAATGCAGATTAAGTTTGAGCAGTTTGTGACTGCAAGTATGCTGGGAAGCCAAGATGCACCACCTCGCAGTAATGGGGAGTTATTATTTCAAAGCGATTGGGAAAGTCGTGCCTTTGGAATAGCGATCGCGCTTTCTAAAAAAGGACACTACGAGTGGGAGGATTTTCGTCAGGAATTAATCGCGGCGATCGCCGAATGGGAAGCAAGCCACTATTTAGACGATCCAAATTGGGATTATTACCAACGTTGGCTTCTTGCTTTGGAACGCTTAGTACTAGAACTCGACCTCATTGACACGCAAGAACTAGAGACAAGAACTCAGCAGCTACTTGAGCGATAGTAGGGGTCAGGGTAGTGGTTCGTGTTAGAACGCAAACTTGACAAGACAATAGAACGAACTTTTTATCACGTCCTCAGCACCGCTTCAATTGCTACAGATGTTTAGTTGCGATCGCTGTAGAAAACTTGCAACCCTTAACTGAGGTATCAAGTGCGTGTCTGTTTTGTTCTCAAATGTACCGCGCTTGCTGCATTTGCCCCAAAGACATACAAACTCGGATGCCGTATTCTATTGCATATTAAAAGACTGTAGTTATATATACGAAGTTCCAGTCTAAATTGGTATTTAATGTTTATGCTGTATACCAACAGACATAAGTTGAAAATTTTGGTTTTGAAATCATAGAAATTCAGCAAAAATCCTATTAGTATTATAAGCTTATGCTGCCTGCCAAACATTTTGCAGAGACGACTGCAACTAATACCGCAAGTCAGACACTCTTAGAATTTGACCGCGTTGGTCTCGAATACATTGTTGATAATAGACCAAAACGAATTATTGAAGATGTTTCTTTATCAATTAACGAAGGTGAGTTTGTTTCTATAGTTGGACCTAGTGGTTGTGGTAAAACATCAATCCTGAAAATGGTTTCTGGCTTAAATCCTACTGCGATTGGAGAAATAAGACTCCAAGGAAAAAAGATTACTAAACCCCTCAAAAATGTAGGAATTGCCTTCCAAAATCCTGTGTTGCTACCTTGGCGAAATACATTAAAAAATGTATTGCTACCTCTAGAAGTTGTTCAACCATACAAGCGCGAGTATAAACGGCGATTGCCAGAATACAAACGCATGGCACAAGAACTTTTAGCAACTGTTGGCTTGCAAGATTTTCAACAACAACTTCCTTGGCAACTTTCTGGAGGAATGCGCCAACGTGCTTCACTGTGTCGCGCTTTGATTCATCAACCAGAAATTCTTTTACTAGATGAACCTTTTGGGGCGTTAGATGCTTTCACTCGCGAGGAAATGTGGGTAATGTTGCAAAATCTCTGGATGCGAGTTAAGTGTGTGGGAATTTTGATTACTCACGATCTGCGCGAAGCTGTGTTTCTATCAGATACAGTTTACGTCATGAGTCCACGCCCTAGTTCAATTATTTATCAATTAAAAATTGACTTACCTAGACCGCGCACTTTGGAAATGTGTTTAACCGATGATTTTAATCATCTCTTTTCTGATATTCGCAGGCACATTCGTCGGAGCTAAGTAAGAAAGCCATGAGCAAACAATTTAAATTAGATCGTTTTTTTCACTCGAAGGTAGCTAGTTTTATATTACCATTTCTGGCAACTATTCTATTGTTAATCATTTGGGAACTAGGCGTTCATATTTTTCAAATTCCGCAGTTTAATTTACCTTCACCTAGTAGTATCTATCAAGCTGCTATTACATATAGTTCGCAACTTTGGACAAATGCTTGGCGAACATTAGTGACAACAACGATTGGATTTCTTTTGGCGATCGCAACTGGTGTCTTTTTGGGATTCTTGATTGGTTACTCGCGCATTGCTTACCTAACGCTTTATCCGATATTGGTAGGTTTTAACACGATCCCGAAAGTCGCGCTCGTTCCCCTCCTTGCAGTTTGGTTTGGTGCAAATGAAATTCCTGCAACACTTACTGCTTTCTTACTAGCCTTCTTCCCGATCGCCGTTAACGTTGCTTTAGGATTAGATACGGTAGAGCCAGAGATGAAAGACGTGCTGCGATCGCTTGGCGCATCCCAGCTTGAAGTTTTCCAAAAAGTTGGATGGCCCCACACTCTACCCTACCTATTTGCATCGCTGAAAGTTGCCGCATCTTTTGCATTTGTTGGTTCCGTAATCGCTGAGTCGGTAGCCTCGAATGGTGGAATGGGTTATCTCATCGTTGCGGCTAGCTCTAATTTTGACGTACCACTAGCTTTTGCTGGACTTTTGGCGCTATCTATTTTAGGAATACTCCTCTACGGCTTTTTCGTCATCTTGGAAAAGTATGCAATCTACTGGGCACGCTAATCAGTGCAGATAGAGTTATCTTCGTATGGAAGCACCATTCGTCTCTGTGGGACGAAACCAACCCATGTGGCGATAATTTGGATGAAGGTGTCCTTCGGGTTGATGTTGAAACTCAACTTCTCCCGATTGCGTATTGCGATGCTTGACAAACTGACGTAACAAGCGATTCATCAAAAGCCTCCTCTTCACACCGTTAAAACTCTGCGGTGATGTATAACTCTTTTTAAATTTCTGTATTCTATTTTACCATTATCTCAATTTCTTGAAATCAATTTCTGCTCTTCCCCAAGACTAATTTCGCTGCATCTAGAGTGATTGATCGCAAAACCCCAACCTCCGCCCCCTCTTATTCATGCTTGGCTTTACGCTAGTTCTCTTTGGTTCTCTCTGTCTGGCTGCTCAAAACGTGCTGCTGCGGGTGATTTTCGTCAACAGTCTCATTTTTGGGATACTACCCTTTGGTGGATTTGTTGTTCCAAGTCTTGCTAACTCATTGTTGCTATTGCAGTTGCGTGCAGTCTTTATGCTACCGTTGATAGTTCTGCTAGCACCCAAGCTTTATGCCACGACATGGCTAAACTTAAAACAGTTGCTCTACCCCCAAGACCGCCCACTATTGATTAAAGCTTCGATCAGTAGTTTTTCTTTATTTTTATCACTGGCACTTCTATTCATTGCCATTGCCAAGATTCCCGCTGGGGTTGCGACCGTTTTATTTTTTATTCATCCAGCAATTACAGTTATCCTCGCTTGGCGGATTTTTGGCGATCGCCCAACATGGTTGCGTTGGGGAGTGCTAGTTATTGTCTTCAGTGGTAGTTTTCTTGTTGTGCCGAGTTTCACGACAACAACCGATAGCGATACTTTAATTGGTATTAGCGCCGCATTAGGAGCCGGAGTCGCTTATGCTATTCAAGGAATTCTGGCACAAATTTGTTTTCGCGCGATTCATCCTGTGCCTTTTACCGTTGTCAGCTGTACAGTGATTTTGGTGTTTTCTAGCCTCAGTTTGTTATTCGTCAATATCGAGGTAGGCGATGTTTGGTCAATTCTAGGGATTGTCAGCTTAATTGCCGCATTACTCACACTCGCTGGACAACTTTTGTACAATTTTGGCATCCATTTAGCCAACGCCGCGATCGCTTCCATCGTGGCGATTAGTAATCCTACTTCTACCGCAATCTTAGCTTGGTTGATTATTCAAGAAGCTTTACAAGGTAGGCAAGTTTTGGGAGTAGCTTTGGTAACGCTAGGGGTAGGATTACTCAGTCAAGATGCACGCAACACAAAAAGCGGCTAGTTTATAGCACGATAGCAGAAGTCAGGGTTAGAAGCAAGCTAAATAACTAGAATATCGGTATTGTTATGCTGTTATGAGTGGTTAGTGACCAGTTACTAATCGCCTTTTGTTAACACTAATCAATCGAATTTGACATAAAACCTATGGTACTAATGTTACATAGTAACCCGTTTATGGTAGCTTGCTCGCACGGGAATTCACAATTCCTGCATCTTGAATTGCTGTAAAGGCAGTTTCCCCTAGAATTTGGTGCGCCCTTGTTGTCGGATGAATACCATCCCAGAATAAAAAGGTGTCTGGATTGTGACAGGCGTTCGAGTTGGTTAAACACGGATTGATGACATTGTTAAAGCCAAAAGTAGCTGGACTTGCGATCGCTTCTCGATAAAGTGTATTTGCATCTAGCGTGGCGATTTGAACATCAGAATGCTGCTGCAATACCTTCAGCGATCGCCGCAAACTTTGATTATGCGCTTGTGTTAATGCACTGAGCCTTGCAGAATTCGCCGTGGTGCGTGTCGTTGGTAACTGTCCTAAATCTGGTAAATTTGCTACTAGGATCTTTTTAGCACCGACATTAGTTAAAGAAGCGATCGCGCTGGTGATATTTTCGACAGGTATTGTATTGCTCGCTCCCTGCAAGTAATCATTCGCCCCTGCCCATATAACATACAATGCATCTGGTCGAGTCTTTGGCTGCGTTTTATGAAACGATTGAATTTGTGTCAGCAAGCCAGGTACAAGACTATTGCGATCGCCATCAGTCGTAGCTCCTCCATACGCAAAATTGTTGACTTGATTTGACGAGAGATTTAGGCGATCGGCTAGATATTCTACCCAAACCCGACCATTTGAATAACGTCCTTGAAAATAAGGTGGAGGTGGATACATCCCTCCTGTGGCTTGGAACACCATACCTGTATCCGAAAGACTGTCGCCAAACACATAAAGTTCTGTAATCGGTTGATTTGCCTGAATCGATGTTGTCAATACAACCATGACAAAAGTTAGGAACGCAAGTCCTGCTAATAGAAAACTTTTTGCTTGCATGAAATTCTGCTGCAAACTCCCAAGAGTACTATTTTTACTCAGATTTTCAAACAGAATAAATCCGCGATAGTTAAGTTCTGAGTAGGAATTGAGCCTGCAATTGATTGCTTCTCTAGCGTAACAAGCTGAATTAAGCTGTGGATAACATAACCGAATCTTTTTAGGTGTGGATTTTGCCAATTATCCCAAGGGCGATTGCTCAATCGTCGCGATCGCACTCAGAGCTGCAATTCGATATCCACATCCACCTCTGAGTCATTCAAATATTCTTGTTTGTTGCGATCGCGTAACCTGTTCCATAAAAGAAGATATTCTTCACTTCAATGAATCATTGTATTAACTAAAAGACAAACTTTTAATAGCGCTG from Chroococcidiopsis sp. TS-821 encodes:
- the nthA gene encoding nitrile hydratase subunit alpha, whose amino-acid sequence is MSDSSREAYNAARVKALESLLIEKGIITSETVDKVIDFFEKDMGPFNGAKIVAKAWVDPEFKQRLLEDTPAAIAQMNLPRGMAGAEGEHMKAVENTPEVHNLIVCTLCSCYPWPVLGLPPYWFKDPTFRARAIREPRKVLQEFGLDIPESTEVRVWDTSAQIRWFVIPERPAGTEGWTEEQLATIVTPEAMQGAAKVQISQSS
- the nthB gene encoding nitrile hydratase subunit beta, producing MKLQHYLGGLEGLGRINFEKRVFVQPWEKRIFGIHVAMMALSQHLEAAKVTPTQFKSIWTWANLRKLAEGMNPFDYFKYRYYEKWLGGISSFFIESGYISTAELETKTEVFLEKSDTPLPHNTEPAIDNQVIEYLRVGDSPKCKVEDLKPKFSVGDTVTIKNPLPTEHCKLPGYLRNKQGVIETVYEDAYNYPLQTGDGVGDPMPIYSIKFDSHAIWGNLTEPKTWIYADIYEAYIENPN
- a CDS encoding nitrile hydratase accessory protein; amino-acid sequence: MQIKFEQFVTASMLGSQDAPPRSNGELLFQSDWESRAFGIAIALSKKGHYEWEDFRQELIAAIAEWEASHYLDDPNWDYYQRWLLALERLVLELDLIDTQELETRTQQLLER
- a CDS encoding DMT family transporter encodes the protein MLGFTLVLFGSLCLAAQNVLLRVIFVNSLIFGILPFGGFVVPSLANSLLLLQLRAVFMLPLIVLLAPKLYATTWLNLKQLLYPQDRPLLIKASISSFSLFLSLALLFIAIAKIPAGVATVLFFIHPAITVILAWRIFGDRPTWLRWGVLVIVFSGSFLVVPSFTTTTDSDTLIGISAALGAGVAYAIQGILAQICFRAIHPVPFTVVSCTVILVFSSLSLLFVNIEVGDVWSILGIVSLIAALLTLAGQLLYNFGIHLANAAIASIVAISNPTSTAILAWLIIQEALQGRQVLGVALVTLGVGLLSQDARNTKSG
- a CDS encoding ABC transporter ATP-binding protein, which codes for MLPAKHFAETTATNTASQTLLEFDRVGLEYIVDNRPKRIIEDVSLSINEGEFVSIVGPSGCGKTSILKMVSGLNPTAIGEIRLQGKKITKPLKNVGIAFQNPVLLPWRNTLKNVLLPLEVVQPYKREYKRRLPEYKRMAQELLATVGLQDFQQQLPWQLSGGMRQRASLCRALIHQPEILLLDEPFGALDAFTREEMWVMLQNLWMRVKCVGILITHDLREAVFLSDTVYVMSPRPSSIIYQLKIDLPRPRTLEMCLTDDFNHLFSDIRRHIRRS
- a CDS encoding ABC transporter permease — protein: MSKQFKLDRFFHSKVASFILPFLATILLLIIWELGVHIFQIPQFNLPSPSSIYQAAITYSSQLWTNAWRTLVTTTIGFLLAIATGVFLGFLIGYSRIAYLTLYPILVGFNTIPKVALVPLLAVWFGANEIPATLTAFLLAFFPIAVNVALGLDTVEPEMKDVLRSLGASQLEVFQKVGWPHTLPYLFASLKVAASFAFVGSVIAESVASNGGMGYLIVAASSNFDVPLAFAGLLALSILGILLYGFFVILEKYAIYWAR
- a CDS encoding SGNH/GDSL hydrolase family protein, which encodes MQAKSFLLAGLAFLTFVMVVLTTSIQANQPITELYVFGDSLSDTGMVFQATGGMYPPPPYFQGRYSNGRVWVEYLADRLNLSSNQVNNFAYGGATTDGDRNSLVPGLLTQIQSFHKTQPKTRPDALYVIWAGANDYLQGASNTIPVENITSAIASLTNVGAKKILVANLPDLGQLPTTRTTANSARLSALTQAHNQSLRRSLKVLQQHSDVQIATLDANTLYREAIASPATFGFNNVINPCLTNSNACHNPDTFLFWDGIHPTTRAHQILGETAFTAIQDAGIVNSRASKLP
- a CDS encoding GTP-binding protein — encoded protein: MAYLKVKPTPVTVITGYLGAGKTTLLNRILTHKHGKKVAVIVNEFGEVGIDAQLVIDTDEEILEMNNGCICCTVRGDLIRIVNNLMQKREKFDYLVIETTGLADPAPVIQSFFVDEVMRSHAELDAVVTVVDAKHICHHWDSNEAQEQIAFADVVLINKIDLVSQPQLQELEKRVREINAFAKLYHTQNCNLNIENILGVKAFDLKNALSIDSNFLEEDAHEHDRSISSVAIAQVGIVDSDKFTNWLNQLTQTQGQNIFRLKGILNVDSEDRRFVFQGIHMLLDGRPGRPWKPGEVRKNELVFIGRNLDENQLRQEFRNCLA